A window of Deinococcus aquaedulcis contains these coding sequences:
- a CDS encoding ABC transporter permease, with translation MTPRRFLATLGPGVLWLMAFLVVPALIMLGYSFLTRTDLAQVGSPWTLESWGRVIGYDALFQEWTGDNLRVLWRSVWVAGLSTLLCVLLGYPLAFYIARQDARRRQLLLLLLIIPFWTNFLIRVYAWIILLRPFDLVPSLTATLLGMVYAFLPFFVLPVYASVEKVNWSLAEAAQDLGAPPARAFWSAVVPQTWPGLVAGILLTFIPALGTFVVSDLLGGAKTALVGNLVQNQFGQAGDWPYGSALSFLLMGLVLLGLWAYARVAGRRGLEELV, from the coding sequence ATGACCCCCCGCCGCTTTCTCGCCACGCTGGGGCCCGGGGTGCTGTGGCTGATGGCTTTTCTGGTGGTGCCGGCGCTGATCATGCTGGGGTATTCGTTCCTCACGCGCACGGATCTGGCGCAGGTGGGTTCGCCGTGGACGCTGGAAAGCTGGGGGCGGGTCATTGGCTACGACGCGCTGTTTCAGGAATGGACTGGCGACAACCTGAGGGTGCTGTGGCGCAGCGTGTGGGTGGCGGGGCTCAGCACGCTGCTGTGCGTGCTGCTGGGCTACCCGCTGGCCTTTTACATTGCCCGGCAGGACGCGCGGCGCCGCCAGCTGCTGCTGCTGCTGCTCATCATTCCCTTCTGGACCAATTTTCTGATCCGGGTGTACGCCTGGATCATCCTGCTGCGGCCCTTCGATCTGGTGCCTAGCCTCACGGCCACCCTGCTGGGCATGGTCTACGCCTTCCTGCCCTTTTTTGTGTTGCCGGTGTACGCCAGCGTGGAAAAGGTGAACTGGTCGCTGGCCGAGGCGGCGCAGGACCTGGGCGCGCCCCCCGCGCGGGCCTTCTGGAGCGCCGTGGTGCCCCAGACGTGGCCGGGGTTGGTGGCGGGTATTCTGCTCACCTTTATTCCGGCCCTGGGCACCTTTGTGGTCAGTGACCTGCTGGGCGGCGCCAAGACGGCGCTGGTGGGCAACCTCGTGCAGAACCAGTTCGGGCAGGCGGGCGACTGGCCGTATGGCAGCGCGCTGAGCTTCCTGCTGATGGGTTTGGTGCTGCTGGGCCTGTGGGCCTACGCCCGGGTGGCGGGCCGCCGGGGTCTGGAGGAACTGGTATGA
- a CDS encoding M55 family metallopeptidase, whose translation MSERRVVISVDMEGVCGVSSWVQVSPPEFGGLVNAAEYERARRQMTLEAAAAAQGALDAGATDVLVNDSHDTMRNLLPELLPPAVRFTTGHDKPLSMVQGVQEAGVVGLLFVGYHARAGSVRGPLAHTWNGFLRDVRINGVSTGEYGLNALLAGHYGVPVLFASGDDVAMTEIQAELGEEVVTVAVKEGLSAFAAVHLHPHTALERIRDGARRAVEQAAQARPSTTRWPAQAQLSFNHQARADAAERVPGVTRVDAVTVGWESDNAYHLFQTFRMLAKVAEVRLDG comes from the coding sequence ATGAGTGAACGCCGGGTGGTCATCAGCGTGGATATGGAAGGCGTCTGCGGGGTCTCAAGCTGGGTACAGGTGAGCCCGCCGGAATTTGGCGGGCTGGTGAACGCCGCCGAGTACGAGCGCGCCCGCCGCCAGATGACCCTGGAAGCGGCGGCAGCGGCCCAGGGCGCCCTGGACGCCGGGGCCACCGACGTGCTGGTGAACGACAGCCACGACACCATGCGCAACCTGCTGCCCGAACTGCTGCCCCCGGCCGTGCGCTTTACCACCGGCCACGACAAGCCGCTGAGCATGGTGCAGGGCGTGCAGGAGGCCGGCGTGGTGGGCCTGCTGTTCGTGGGCTACCACGCCCGGGCGGGCAGCGTGCGCGGCCCGCTGGCCCACACCTGGAACGGCTTTCTCCGCGACGTGCGGATCAATGGGGTCTCTACGGGCGAATACGGCCTGAACGCCCTGCTGGCCGGTCACTACGGCGTGCCGGTCCTCTTTGCCAGCGGCGACGATGTGGCCATGACCGAGATCCAGGCGGAACTGGGCGAGGAGGTGGTCACGGTGGCGGTCAAGGAGGGCCTCAGCGCCTTTGCCGCCGTCCACCTGCACCCCCACACGGCCCTGGAGCGCATTCGGGACGGGGCCCGCCGCGCCGTGGAACAGGCCGCCCAGGCCCGTCCCTCCACCACCCGCTGGCCGGCCCAGGCCCAGCTGAGCTTTAACCACCAGGCCCGCGCCGACGCCGCCGAACGGGTACCCGGTGTGACCCGGGTGGACGCCGTCACCGTGGGGTGGGAGAGCGACAACGCCTACCACCTGTTCCAGACCTTCCGCATGCTGGCCAAAGTGGCCGAGGTGCGGCTGGACGGGTAA
- a CDS encoding manganese catalase family protein — MFLRIDKLQFDLPLPKEANPNGAAAVQELMGGRFGEMSTLMNYMTQSFNFRGKDTLRPYYELIANIGAEELGHIELVSATINALLAGPEPKAQEEPVDPSTHPFSFAQDVRYAKHFIAAGPGTMIADSHGKAWSGDYVYSSGNLMLDLTHNFFLEGAARHNKLRVYEMVDDPTAKALVGYLLVRGGVHQIAYAKALETLSGVNMEKLLPMPNIPTSLIPEAKRVMDQGVHQILYRFSDTDFTQLSAIWNGTHPEDGSEVRVGEYTEIQGGPTVDGGHDSAAFSPEWDMGEIMEIAKKLHDKARLR; from the coding sequence ATGTTCTTACGCATTGACAAACTGCAGTTTGACCTCCCCCTGCCCAAAGAAGCCAACCCCAACGGGGCGGCGGCCGTCCAGGAACTGATGGGCGGCCGTTTTGGCGAGATGTCCACCCTGATGAACTACATGACCCAGTCGTTCAACTTCCGGGGCAAGGACACGCTGCGGCCGTACTACGAGCTGATTGCCAACATTGGCGCCGAGGAGCTGGGCCACATCGAACTGGTCTCGGCCACCATCAACGCGCTGCTGGCCGGCCCCGAGCCCAAGGCCCAGGAAGAGCCGGTGGACCCCAGTACCCACCCCTTCTCGTTCGCGCAGGACGTGCGCTACGCCAAGCACTTCATTGCGGCCGGGCCCGGCACCATGATCGCGGATTCGCACGGCAAGGCCTGGAGCGGCGACTACGTGTATTCCAGCGGCAATTTGATGCTGGACCTGACCCACAACTTCTTCCTGGAAGGCGCGGCGCGCCACAACAAGCTGCGCGTGTACGAGATGGTGGACGACCCCACTGCCAAGGCCCTGGTGGGCTACCTGCTGGTGCGCGGCGGGGTGCACCAGATTGCCTACGCCAAGGCCCTGGAAACCTTAAGCGGCGTGAACATGGAAAAGCTGCTGCCCATGCCCAACATTCCCACTTCCCTCATTCCCGAAGCCAAGCGCGTGATGGACCAGGGCGTGCACCAGATTCTCTACCGCTTCAGCGACACGGACTTTACCCAGCTGAGCGCCATCTGGAACGGCACCCACCCCGAAGACGGCAGCGAGGTCCGCGTGGGCGAATACACCGAGATTCAGGGCGGCCCCACAGTGGACGGCGGCCACGACTCGGCGGCCTTCTCGCCCGAGTGGGACATGGGCGAGATCATGGAAATCGCCAAGAAGCTGCACGACAAGGCCCGGTTGCGGTAG
- a CDS encoding pentapeptide repeat-containing protein, whose protein sequence is MTRPALAAAPKPPKLGNLRPLPGPLEDEAVYRGVAFGGDLPGGQTLRSVTFEKCVFRSVTLRGVNWQRVRLQDVRFEHCDLSSAVWDDVSLERVEASDCRLLGLQAPGARLRHVRLDRTVLALSVWLKADAAHLRLDACDLSEAVFMGAKLPGAVLRGCQLARTDLRGALLDGADLRGCDLRGVRLGPAELQGVTVEPTQLLDLAHLLGVKVETLEG, encoded by the coding sequence GTGACGCGGCCCGCCCTCGCGGCGGCCCCCAAACCCCCGAAGTTGGGTAACCTGCGCCCCCTGCCTGGGCCACTGGAGGATGAAGCGGTCTACCGGGGGGTGGCGTTCGGGGGCGACCTGCCCGGCGGGCAGACACTGCGCAGCGTGACTTTTGAAAAGTGTGTGTTCCGGAGCGTGACGCTGCGCGGCGTGAACTGGCAGCGGGTGCGGCTTCAGGACGTGCGCTTTGAACACTGTGACTTGAGCAGCGCCGTGTGGGACGACGTGTCCCTGGAACGCGTGGAGGCGTCTGATTGCCGGCTGCTGGGGCTGCAGGCCCCGGGCGCGCGCCTGCGCCATGTTCGCCTGGACCGCACTGTGCTGGCCCTGTCGGTCTGGCTCAAGGCCGACGCCGCGCACCTGCGGCTGGACGCCTGCGACCTGAGTGAAGCGGTATTTATGGGCGCGAAGCTGCCCGGAGCGGTGCTGCGCGGCTGCCAGCTGGCCCGCACAGACCTGCGTGGGGCCCTGCTGGACGGCGCCGATCTGCGCGGCTGCGACCTGCGGGGCGTCCGCCTGGGGCCTGCCGAACTGCAGGGCGTGACCGTCGAGCCCACGCAACTGCTGGACCTCGCCCACCTGCTGGGCGTCAAGGTTGAGACCCTGGAGGGCTGA
- the map gene encoding type I methionyl aminopeptidase: MSRVALKSAREIEIMRRAGALVAETFRVLEPHVKPGVTLKELDRLAEEHIRKAGATPAYLGYGPRTNPFPGTICASVNEVICHGIPDSRQLQEGDIIGVDIGVLLNGYYGDACYTYTVGPVRPEVQGLVDATRASLNAALDLVKPGARLGDIGHAIQSLAEGRGYSVVREYTGHGIGKRLHEEPTVLHHGARYTGLKLQPGMVFTIEPMINLGRPETRLLGDGWTVITADKSPSAQFEHTVAVTQKGCEVLTL; the protein is encoded by the coding sequence ATGAGCCGCGTTGCCCTGAAATCCGCCCGCGAAATCGAGATCATGCGCCGTGCGGGGGCGCTGGTGGCCGAAACCTTCCGGGTGCTGGAACCCCACGTGAAGCCCGGCGTGACCCTCAAGGAACTGGACCGCCTGGCCGAGGAACATATTCGCAAGGCGGGCGCCACCCCCGCCTACCTGGGCTACGGACCGCGCACCAACCCCTTTCCCGGCACCATCTGCGCCAGCGTGAACGAGGTGATCTGCCACGGCATTCCCGACAGCCGCCAGCTGCAGGAGGGCGACATTATTGGCGTGGACATCGGCGTGCTGCTGAACGGCTACTACGGCGACGCCTGCTACACCTACACGGTGGGGCCGGTGCGCCCGGAGGTGCAGGGCCTCGTGGACGCCACCCGCGCCAGCCTGAACGCCGCGCTGGATCTGGTGAAACCCGGCGCCCGCCTGGGCGATATTGGGCACGCCATTCAGTCGCTGGCCGAGGGCCGGGGCTACAGCGTGGTGCGCGAGTACACCGGCCACGGCATTGGCAAGCGCCTGCACGAGGAACCCACCGTGCTGCACCACGGCGCGCGCTACACCGGCCTGAAGCTGCAGCCCGGTATGGTGTTCACCATTGAACCCATGATCAACCTGGGCCGCCCCGAAACCCGCCTGCTGGGCGACGGCTGGACCGTGATCACCGCCGACAAGAGCCCCAGCGCGCAGTTTGAACACACGGTCGCCGTGACCCAGAAGGGCTGTGAGGTCCTGACGCTGTGA
- a CDS encoding GNAT family N-acetyltransferase produces MTDQGSSGYILQTTLEGISPAQLTGFFVGWPNPPSPETFYRLLAGSYRFVLAVQRGQVIGFVQAVSDGVLTAFVPLLEVRPEHQGRGIGRALMERLLAELADFYAVDLACDDDLVPFYEGLGLRRANLMFRRNYARQQGRPATP; encoded by the coding sequence GTGACCGATCAAGGTTCTTCTGGCTACATCCTGCAGACCACGCTGGAGGGCATCTCGCCCGCGCAGCTCACGGGGTTTTTCGTGGGGTGGCCCAACCCGCCCAGCCCAGAAACGTTTTACCGCCTGCTGGCCGGGTCGTACCGCTTCGTGCTGGCGGTGCAACGCGGGCAGGTGATCGGGTTTGTGCAGGCGGTCAGCGACGGCGTGCTGACCGCTTTTGTTCCGCTGCTGGAAGTGCGGCCCGAGCATCAGGGACGGGGCATTGGCCGCGCGCTGATGGAGCGGCTGCTGGCGGAACTGGCCGACTTTTACGCCGTGGACCTCGCCTGCGACGACGATCTGGTGCCCTTCTACGAGGGTCTGGGCTTACGGCGGGCCAACCTGATGTTCCGGCGCAACTACGCCCGGCAGCAGGGACGACCAGCGACGCCTTAA
- the ispG gene encoding flavodoxin-dependent (E)-4-hydroxy-3-methylbut-2-enyl-diphosphate synthase has product MTRRQTVSVNVGGVFVGSAHPIVVQSMTNTDTANAEATAIQIAQLARAGSEIVRVTVNTREAAAAIPEIVARLHEVGLNVPIVGDFHYNGHILLREFPDTARLLAKYRINPGNVGAGQHHDANFATMIEVAKEFDKPVRVGVNWGSLDQQVLAKLMDENTRAGSPKSGTDVMIDAMVVSALDSARYAEELGLPHDKILISVKVSSAPELWKVYRQLAPLCDYPLHLGLTEAGMGMKGIVASSAALAPLLIDGIGDTIRVSLTPEPGASRKLEVEVAQQILQSLGLRQFLPQVTSCPGCGRTTSTFFQELAQKIQDYIRDTMPEWKAKYPGVEEMQVAVMGCIVNGPGESKHANIGISLPGTGEDPRAPVYQDGKLLTTLRGPRIAEDFQDLLEQYVERRYGQGVGV; this is encoded by the coding sequence ATGACCCGCCGCCAGACCGTCAGCGTGAACGTGGGAGGCGTGTTCGTGGGCAGCGCGCACCCCATCGTCGTGCAGAGCATGACGAACACCGACACCGCCAACGCCGAGGCCACGGCCATTCAGATTGCCCAGCTGGCCCGCGCCGGCAGCGAGATCGTGCGCGTGACCGTGAACACCCGCGAAGCCGCCGCCGCCATCCCCGAGATCGTGGCCCGCCTGCACGAGGTAGGCCTGAATGTGCCCATCGTGGGCGACTTTCACTACAACGGCCACATCCTGCTGCGTGAATTCCCGGACACGGCCCGCCTACTCGCCAAATACCGCATCAACCCCGGCAATGTGGGCGCGGGGCAGCACCACGACGCCAACTTCGCCACCATGATCGAGGTGGCCAAGGAGTTCGACAAGCCCGTGCGCGTGGGTGTGAACTGGGGCAGCCTGGACCAGCAGGTGCTGGCCAAGCTGATGGACGAGAACACCCGCGCGGGCAGCCCCAAGAGCGGCACCGACGTGATGATTGACGCGATGGTGGTCTCCGCCCTGGACAGCGCCCGCTACGCCGAGGAACTGGGGTTGCCCCACGATAAGATCCTGATTTCGGTGAAGGTGAGCAGCGCGCCGGAACTGTGGAAGGTCTACCGCCAGCTGGCCCCGCTGTGCGACTACCCCCTGCACCTGGGCCTGACCGAAGCGGGCATGGGCATGAAAGGCATCGTGGCGAGCAGCGCGGCCCTGGCGCCCCTCCTGATAGACGGCATCGGCGACACCATCCGCGTTTCCCTGACCCCCGAACCCGGCGCCAGCCGCAAGCTGGAAGTGGAGGTGGCCCAGCAGATTCTGCAGAGCCTGGGGCTGCGTCAGTTTCTGCCGCAGGTCACCTCCTGCCCCGGGTGCGGGCGCACCACCAGCACCTTTTTCCAGGAGCTGGCCCAGAAGATTCAGGATTACATCCGCGACACGATGCCCGAGTGGAAGGCGAAATACCCCGGCGTGGAAGAGATGCAGGTGGCGGTCATGGGCTGCATCGTGAACGGCCCCGGCGAAAGCAAGCACGCCAACATCGGCATCTCGCTGCCCGGCACCGGCGAAGACCCGCGCGCCCCCGTGTACCAGGACGGCAAACTGCTGACCACCCTGAGGGGCCCCCGCATTGCCGAGGACTTTCAGGACTTGCTGGAGCAGTACGTGGAGCGCCGCTACGGGCAAGGGGTGGGTGTTTAA
- a CDS encoding ABC transporter ATP-binding protein: protein MIGTETAVAARDLRKSFRGAAQPVLDGVTLDIRQGEFFSLLGPSGCGKTTLLRLLAGFEQPDGGSVMIGGRDMTGVPAHRRPVNTVFQNYALFPHLNVRENVEFGLRMAGVPAGARRERAGRALEQVQIGDLAARRPDQLSGGQRQRVALARAIVNEPQVLLLDEPLSALDLKLRKELQVELAHLQQTLGMTFVFVTHDQEEALVMSDRIAVMNRGRIEQLGQAEALYERPRTAFVATFLGSSNLIEGTVQAVDGPHATVQTVHGPLRTALGAGLRPGQHVTLSVRPEKLRMERDDETEGNEIRARVDDIVYTGAENQYVLEASGQRLHVFQLNADIGADEDFDYGEQVALYLPPENLVVLEEG, encoded by the coding sequence GTGATCGGCACCGAGACGGCGGTGGCGGCGCGCGACCTGCGCAAGAGTTTCCGGGGCGCGGCCCAGCCGGTGCTGGACGGCGTGACATTGGACATCCGCCAGGGCGAGTTTTTCAGCCTGCTGGGACCGTCCGGGTGTGGCAAGACCACGCTGCTGCGCCTGCTGGCGGGGTTTGAACAGCCCGACGGCGGTAGCGTGATGATCGGCGGCCGGGACATGACCGGCGTGCCGGCCCACCGCCGCCCGGTGAACACCGTGTTCCAGAACTACGCGCTGTTTCCGCATCTGAACGTGCGTGAGAACGTGGAGTTTGGCCTGCGCATGGCTGGGGTGCCGGCCGGCGCACGCCGCGAGCGGGCCGGGCGCGCCCTGGAGCAGGTGCAGATTGGCGACCTCGCCGCCCGGCGCCCCGATCAGCTGTCGGGGGGGCAACGGCAGCGGGTGGCGCTGGCGCGCGCCATCGTGAACGAGCCGCAGGTGCTGCTGCTGGACGAACCCCTCAGCGCCCTGGACCTGAAGCTGCGCAAGGAACTGCAGGTCGAACTGGCGCACCTGCAGCAGACCCTGGGCATGACCTTTGTGTTCGTGACCCACGATCAGGAAGAGGCGCTGGTCATGAGTGACCGGATTGCCGTGATGAACCGGGGCCGCATTGAGCAGCTGGGTCAGGCCGAAGCCCTGTATGAGCGCCCCCGCACCGCCTTTGTGGCGACCTTTCTGGGCAGCAGCAACCTCATTGAAGGCACGGTGCAGGCGGTGGACGGGCCCCACGCGACCGTGCAGACCGTGCACGGCCCCCTGCGCACCGCCCTGGGGGCGGGCCTGCGCCCGGGGCAGCACGTGACCCTCTCGGTGCGCCCCGAGAAACTGCGCATGGAGCGCGACGACGAAACCGAGGGCAACGAGATCCGCGCCCGCGTGGACGACATCGTGTATACGGGCGCCGAGAACCAGTACGTGCTGGAAGCGAGCGGCCAGCGCCTGCACGTCTTTCAGCTGAACGCCGACATTGGCGCCGACGAGGACTTTGATTACGGCGAACAGGTGGCCCTGTACCTGCCGCCCGAGAACCTTGTGGTGCTGGAGGAAGGGTGA
- a CDS encoding DUF7710 domain-containing protein — MGVRAKQPAAIFSTLELGKAWIHQHGLEGTLTWYPLDMSAYAWVVAQGRFKPKPEAPTPQFLAGFSSAYQPHHHYGPADPPESPGLAQ, encoded by the coding sequence ATGGGTGTCCGGGCCAAGCAGCCGGCTGCCATATTCTCAACTCTGGAACTGGGGAAGGCTTGGATTCACCAGCATGGTCTGGAGGGCACGCTGACGTGGTACCCACTGGACATGAGCGCTTACGCCTGGGTGGTCGCCCAGGGGAGATTCAAGCCGAAGCCTGAAGCGCCAACACCACAATTCCTGGCTGGATTCTCTTCGGCGTACCAGCCTCATCATCACTACGGCCCTGCGGACCCTCCTGAATCCCCAGGTCTGGCACAATGA
- a CDS encoding polyamine ABC transporter substrate-binding protein, translated as MKTASPVPTGDGRTLRVFIWSEYMDPDIVKAFEGQTGARVILDTFESNEAMLAKLQGGGATYDLVVPSSYVVQTMVRAGLLQPLDRARLPNLKNVAPEFLNPPYDPGNRYSVPYQYAATGLAYNKSRYTPQRGWAEIFGPEDRRSFVLLDDPREVIGAALKYLGHSANTADVAQLRAARDLLRRTVAKKGFQGFDGGPGTRNKLLARQIDLGQIYVGDLLIATEENPQVQVVLPREGTTISMDTLVVLKRSPNPALAHRFINTLLDDEVGARLSNYTYYATPNAAARPLLDDFLKAVPALNPPADWLKNGKLNFIDELPDRRAQRLYDRIWTELKSR; from the coding sequence GTGAAAACAGCGTCCCCCGTGCCCACGGGCGATGGCCGCACCCTGCGCGTGTTCATCTGGTCGGAATACATGGACCCGGACATCGTGAAGGCGTTCGAGGGGCAGACTGGCGCGCGGGTCATTCTGGACACCTTCGAGAGCAACGAGGCCATGCTCGCCAAGCTGCAGGGGGGCGGGGCCACCTACGACCTCGTGGTGCCCAGTTCGTATGTGGTGCAGACGATGGTGCGCGCCGGCCTGCTTCAGCCGCTGGACCGGGCGAGGCTGCCCAACCTGAAGAACGTGGCGCCCGAATTCCTGAACCCGCCCTATGACCCGGGCAACCGCTACTCCGTGCCGTACCAGTACGCGGCCACCGGCCTGGCCTACAACAAGAGCCGCTACACCCCTCAGAGGGGCTGGGCCGAGATCTTTGGCCCCGAGGACCGCCGCTCGTTTGTGCTGCTGGACGACCCGCGCGAGGTGATCGGCGCGGCGCTGAAGTACCTGGGCCACAGCGCCAACACGGCCGATGTGGCGCAGCTGCGCGCCGCCCGCGACCTGCTGCGCCGCACGGTGGCCAAAAAGGGCTTTCAGGGCTTTGACGGCGGCCCTGGCACCCGCAACAAGCTGCTGGCCCGCCAGATTGACCTGGGCCAGATCTACGTGGGCGACCTCCTGATCGCCACCGAGGAAAACCCCCAGGTGCAGGTGGTCCTGCCCCGCGAAGGCACCACCATCAGCATGGATACCCTGGTGGTCTTAAAGCGCAGCCCCAACCCGGCCCTGGCCCACCGCTTCATCAACACCCTGCTGGACGACGAGGTGGGCGCGCGCTTAAGCAACTACACCTACTACGCCACCCCCAACGCCGCCGCCCGGCCGCTGCTGGACGACTTTCTCAAGGCTGTCCCCGCCCTGAACCCCCCGGCAGACTGGCTGAAAAACGGCAAGCTCAACTTTATTGACGAACTGCCAGACCGGCGGGCCCAGCGGCTGTATGACCGGATCTGGACGGAGTTGAAAAGCAGGTAG
- a CDS encoding DUF4259 domain-containing protein, producing MTVWGTGSLENEHAAAFVAEVVQDGAYALAEAFDVALDPDNDLLDAEEGHRALAAAEILAAVLTGDTASLTDAGLRAWVQGVNPAELAHLRPTALEALDRVLGPASELPDLWEESDDAEAWREDVQRLRAELG from the coding sequence ATGACCGTCTGGGGGACTGGCAGCCTGGAGAACGAGCACGCCGCCGCCTTTGTGGCCGAGGTGGTGCAGGACGGCGCCTACGCCCTGGCCGAGGCCTTTGATGTGGCCCTGGACCCCGACAACGACCTGCTGGACGCCGAGGAAGGCCACCGCGCCCTGGCCGCCGCCGAGATTCTGGCAGCGGTCCTGACGGGTGACACGGCCAGCCTGACTGACGCCGGGCTGCGCGCGTGGGTGCAGGGCGTGAACCCGGCCGAGCTGGCCCACCTGCGCCCCACAGCCCTGGAAGCCCTGGACCGGGTGCTGGGCCCGGCCAGCGAACTGCCCGACCTATGGGAGGAGAGCGACGACGCCGAGGCGTGGCGCGAGGACGTGCAGCGCCTGCGCGCCGAACTGGGGTAG
- a CDS encoding ABC transporter permease, with product MTRTHPLLAAWAWLVYAFLYLPILVLIVFSFNESRFGAEWTGFTTKWYGVLLDRADVRAALGHTLQVALLSTLVSTVLGTLTGLGLWRYTSRARAALSTLLVLPIVIPDVVMGVMLLMFYAAVRAGLERAGWTFDNGFWTVLLAHVTFQISYVALTVRSRLSGYGPELEEAARDLGASAWQSFWRVVLPLAWPGVLAGALLAFTLSLDDFVVTYFTSGSGFQTLPVLIYTNVKRGVTPDINALSTLLILVTVVAVLVANALLRPRRKG from the coding sequence ATGACCCGCACCCACCCCCTCCTGGCCGCCTGGGCGTGGCTGGTGTACGCCTTTCTGTACCTGCCGATTCTGGTGCTGATCGTCTTTTCCTTCAACGAGTCACGCTTTGGGGCCGAGTGGACGGGCTTCACCACCAAGTGGTACGGCGTGCTGCTGGACCGCGCCGACGTGCGTGCGGCGCTGGGGCACACGCTGCAGGTGGCGCTGCTGAGCACCCTGGTCAGCACGGTGCTGGGCACGCTGACCGGCCTGGGACTGTGGCGCTACACCAGCCGGGCGCGCGCGGCCCTGTCCACGCTGCTGGTGCTGCCCATCGTGATTCCCGACGTGGTGATGGGCGTGATGCTGCTGATGTTCTACGCCGCTGTGCGCGCAGGGCTGGAGCGGGCTGGCTGGACCTTTGACAACGGCTTCTGGACCGTGCTGCTGGCGCACGTGACCTTTCAGATCAGCTACGTGGCCCTGACCGTGCGCTCGCGCCTGTCGGGCTACGGCCCCGAACTGGAGGAAGCGGCACGCGACCTCGGCGCCAGCGCGTGGCAGTCGTTCTGGCGCGTGGTGCTGCCGCTGGCGTGGCCGGGCGTGCTGGCCGGCGCCCTGCTGGCCTTTACCCTGTCGCTGGATGACTTCGTGGTCACGTACTTCACCAGCGGCTCGGGCTTCCAGACCCTGCCAGTGCTGATCTACACCAACGTCAAACGCGGCGTGACCCCCGACATCAATGCCCTGAGCACCCTGCTGATTCTGGTCACCGTGGTGGCGGTGCTGGTGGCGAACGCCCTGCTGCGGCCCCGGAGGAAGGGATGA